In Luteimonas galliterrae, the sequence ATGCGCGAGCATCCGGACACGCTGCCGTTGCTGCCGGTCGCCCGCGGCGACGGCGCATGGCTGGTCGGGCACGACGGGCGCCGTTATCTCGACGCGATCAGCAGTTGGTGGACCAACCTGTTCGGCCATGCCGAACCGCGCATCGCCGAGGCCATCGCCAAGCAGGCGCGGACGCTGGAACAGGTGATCCTGGCCGGCTGTTCGCACGAACCGGCGGTGGAACTGGCCGAGAAACTGCTGGCGCTGGCGCCGCGCCAGCCCGGACGCGCGCCGCTGGCCAAGGTGTTCTACGCCGACAACGGTTCGGCCGGCGTGGAAGTGGCGCTGAAGATGGCCTTCCACTGGCACCTCAACCGCGGAGAACCGCGGCGCACCAAGTTCATCGCGCTGGAAAACGGCTATCACGGCGAAACGCTGGGCGCGCTGGCGGTCGGCGACATTCCGCTGTACCGCCGCGTCTATGCGCCGCTGCTGGCGGAAGCCTTGTTCGCGCCGTCGCCCGACGCTTACCTGGCGCAGCCGGGCCAGAGCGCGGCCGGACATGCCGAAGACGCCGCCGATGCCCTCGCCCGCCTGCTCGACGACCATGTCGGCGAGGTCTGCGCGGTGATCCTGGAGCCGCGCGTGCAATGCGCCGGCGGCATGCGCATGCACGATCCCGCCTACCTGCGCCGCGCGCGCGAGCTATGCGACGTGCACGGCGCGTTCCTGATCGCCGACGAGATCGCGGTCGGTTTCGGCCGCACCGGAACGATGTTCGCCAGCGAGCAAAGCGGCGTAATGCCTGATCTCTTGTGTCTGTCCAAGGGCCTGACCGGCGGCTTCCTGCCGCTGGCGGCGGTGCTTGCCACGCAGGAGATCTACGACGGCTTCCTCGACGATTCGCGCGAACGCGCCTTCCTGCATTCGCACAGCTATACCGGCAACCCGCTCGCATGCGCGGCCGCATTGGCGTCGCTGCGCATTTTCGAAACCGACGGCGTGCTTGCACGCAACCGCACGACCGCCGCGAAGATGGCCGCGTTGGCGGCGCCTTTCGCGAACCATCCGCATGTCGCCGACGTGCGCCAGGCCGGCACGATCGTAGCCTTCGAACTCGCCCACGACGGCGGCAAACGCATTCCTTTCGACGCCGCGCAACGCGTCGGCCTGCGCGCCTATCGGGCCGCGCTGGACGGTGGCGTGTTGCTGCGCCCGCTCGGCGATGTGCTGTACTGGATGCCGCCGTATTGCATCGACGATTCCCAGCTCGAACTGCTGGCCCAAGTAACGCGCGCGGCCATCGGCGAGGCGACTGCATGACTTCCGCGATTCGCGACCCCGCTGTTGCCCCCTTTGAAAAAGGGGGCGGGCCGCGCAGCGGACCGCGGGATTTGCTTTTGATTTTGCCGTTGTTTTCGAAGCAAGCGCAGCGTCAAAAGCAAATCCCCCCTGCCCCCCTTTTTCAAAGGGGGGAACTGCAGGGTTCTACGCGGTGGTGGGGTCCATGCGCCTGACCCGCGCTTTCGTCGATATGCCGCTAGCAACCGGTCGCCGCGTAGCGCTGCCCGAATCGGCGGCCCTGCATCTTGTGCGGGTTCTGCGCCTGGTCGAAGGCGCCGCCTGCGTGCTGTTCAACGGCGACGGCCGCGATTACGACGCGCGGCTGTTGTCGGCGGGCAAACGCGGCGCGGAAGCCGAAATCGTCGCCGCACGCGAGGTCGACAACGAGTCGCCGCTACGCATCGTGCTGGTGCAGGGCGTCGCGCGCGGCGAGAAGATGGATCTGATCCTGCAGAAGGCGACCGAACTGGGCGTCGCTTCGATCGCGCCGGTATGGGCTGAGCGCACCGAAGTGAAGTTGGACGCGCAACGCGCCGAAAAACGCGTCGCGCATTGGCGCAGCGTGATCGTGTCGGCTTGCGAACAATCCGGGCGCGCGCGGGTGCCGCCGCTGGCGGCGCCGGTTTCGCTGGCCGAAGCCGCGGCGGCGCTGCCCGGCGATGCGCTCAAGCTCAGCCTCGATCCCGCCGGCGAAAACGAATCGCGCAGTTTGCAGCCGCCCGCTTCGCGCACCGTCGCGATCGCGATCGGCCCGGAAGGCGGCTGGTCGCCGCGCGACCGCGAAACGCTGCGTGCGGCCGGCTTCGCAGGCCTGCGTCTGGGTCCGCGCGTTCTGCGCACCGAAACCGCCGGTTTGGCCGCCATCGCTGCGTTGCAGGCGCGTTTCGGCGACCTGTAACGCCGCCCGTTTCAGGCCGCTTGCAAGGCCTCGCCGATACGGCTTTCCACTGCGGACAGGTCCGGCAACAGCGCCGGATCCTCGCGCAGCAGCACGCGCGCCTGCACGCCGGGCGGCAGGTCGCCGCCGACGGCGTCTGCGATCAACTCGTCGCGCGCCACCGTGACCAGGCGCGGGAAGCCCTGCGTCAACAATGCGAAATAGGGCATCTTCGGATCGCCGCCGAGCGCTTTGAGCACCAGCACCTTGTTGCCCAGCGCCGCCGATTCGTCGGAAATGCCGGCCATGCGCGCGAATGCGATCAGCGGCAAGCGCCAGCCGCGCCAGCGGATGCGGCCCAGCAACCATTCCGGCGCGTTCTCGACCCGTTCGGGCTCGGCGTACGACAACACTTCGGCGATGGTGGCGTTGGGCAGCAGCAGCCGCGCGCCCGCTACCTGGATCAAGACGCCGCGGATGTCGTTAGTGGTGCTGGCCATCGTTCTTCCTCGTGCCGCAGATCAAGAGCTTGCGGCCGAAGCCGCTCCTACGCATCAGGCCGGCCAGCGCTCGGCCAGGCGCTCGGCCAGCGCCGCCGGCAATCCCGCTTCGCCGCCGCGCGCTACCACGTCGTTGGCGGCGGCGGGTTCGAAACAGCCTTCCGCCGACTGCCCGGCCACCAACGCGCCTGCGGCCGCCAGGCGCATGATCGGGTCGACCGTGGCGACATCGCCGCCGCTGAGCACGACGATCGCGCTGTCGTTGGCCGGCAATGCGCCGAACACGTCGGCCGAACCGCTGAACACCAGATCGGCGGCCTTCCTGGCCAGGCCCAGCGAGGGCGGCACGACATAGACATTGCCCGCTTCGAGCACCGTGTCCGCCGCGGCCAGTTGCACCGGCATCGCCGACGCGCGCGCCATCTGGCCGACCAGCTTGTCGTATTGGCCGCCATCGAGGCGTTGCAGGATCAGCACCGGGCGCGGAAAACCTTCGGGCAGGCCTTTTAGCAATTGCCGCACCGCATCGGGTCCGCCCAGGCCTGCCAGCAGCAGCACCGCGCCGCGTTGCGGCCCGTGTCCGTAGCTGTCGGTGTCGGCCAGCGACAAGCCGGCGATGCGGCGCTCGAGTTCTTCGATGTTCGTGGTTGCGACGGACGCGGAACGGCTGGCGCCAACCCTCGTTTCGCCGTCGTCCAGGCTCCATTCGCCGGCCTTGATGGTGCGCGGCGCCACGGCGGCGGGAATCTCCGCCGGAGCGTCGCCGCTACCGGTGCTGCTGAGGAATTCGTCGAGGCCGATGATCGTGTCCTGCGTCGCATCGCGCGGCGCGCGGGACTCGCCGCCCATGTCGAAGCTGTTGAAATCGATGGCGCCGAAATCGCCGGCATCCGTTTCCAGCAGCTCGGCATCCACCTGGTCGACTTCGGCCAGGCCGATGCCGACCGCGTCGACCGGCAACGCCTCGGCGTGCGTGCCGGCATCGCCGACGTATTCGCCGAAAGACGCCTCGGCATGATGCTGTTGCGGCGTGGTCGGCAGGCCCGGCTGCGGGTAGATGTCGTCGGCCTCGGTCTGGCCCGGCGGCAATACGTCGTCATGGCCGTACAGCTTGGCCTGCAGATGCCGCGACCAGCGCGCCGCGTCCCAGCCTTCGCGGCGCGCGGCAAGTTCGGCTTCGTCGAAGATGACGGTGATGGCGGGGTCGCCGAGCACCGCATCGAAACGTTCCAACTGCGCCTCGGTCGCCGGGTCGAGCGCGACCAGCAGGCTGTCGGGCTGCGCTGCGATCACCGCATCGACCGCGATGCTGGACGGGTCGGCGATCAGCACCACTTCGGCGCCGGCTTGCTGCAGGGCGTCGCGCAGGCGATCGCTGGCCGCGCCCGGCTGCGCCAGCAGTACCGCGCGCCGTTGCGCGCCGCGCGCAACCGATGGTTTAGGCGTGGTCACGGGTCAGCCCCAGCAGGTCGAACACGTTGCGCATCAGTTCCTGTTCCTGATACGGCTTGCCCAGGTAGCGCTCCACGCCGATGTCGAAGGCGCGCTGGCGGTGCTTCTCGCCGGTGCGCGAAGTGATCATCGCGATCGGGACGTTGCGCAGGCGCGGATCGAGCTTCATCGTGGTCGCCAGCTCGTAGCCGTCCATGCGCGGCATTTCGATGTCGAGCAGCATCAGGTCGGGCACGCGCTCGGTCATGCGTTCCAGCGCGTCCAGGCCGTCCTTGGCGGTGATCACTTCGAAGTTGTGGCGTTCCAGCACGCGGCCGGTCACCTTGCGCATGGTCACCGAGTCGTCGACCACCATCACCAGCGGCACGCCGCGTTCGGGCGCTGCGGGCATGGCGACCGGTTCGCGCGGCGCAGCGACATGGCGGCGCACCAACGGCGCGATGTCCAGGATCACCACCACGCTGCCGTCGCCCATGATCGTGGCGCCGAAAATGCCCGGCACCGATGCGACCTGCGGACCGACCGGCTTCACCACGATTTCGCGGTTGCCCAGCACCTGGTCGATGCTCACCGCCGCGCGCAGATCGCCGGAGCGGATCAGCAGCAGCGGCACCTGCATCTGGCCCTCGGCCTTGGCCGGAGCGTGGCCGAGCAAGCTGCCCAGGTCGTGCAGCACGTAATCTTCGCCGCCGTAGCGGTAGCTCGCGTCGGCGGCGCCGAGCTGTTCGCGCTCGATGCGGCCCACGCCGCGCACCGAAGCGATCGGCACCGCGAAGCTGGTTTCGCCGATGCGCACGAACACCGCCTGCGTCACCGCCAGCGTCTGCGGCAGGCGCATCGTGAAGGTGACGCCCTGCTTGGGCCGGGAGGCGATATCGAGCGCGCCGCCGAGCTGGCGCACTTCGCTGTGCACCACGTCCATGCCGACGCCGCGGCCGGCCAGATGGCTGACCGCATCGGCGGTGGAGAAGCCAGATTCCAGGATCAACGTGTCGAGGTCGGCATCGGCCAATATCGCGTCCGCGCGTACCAAGCCGCGCTCTTCCGCGCGCTTGCGGATCGCCTGGCGGTTGAGGCCGGCGCCGTCGTCGGCCACTTCCAGCACGACTTCGGAACCTTCGCGGCGCATCGAGATGCGCACCGTGCCTTCTTCCGGCTTGCCGGCCTTGCGGCGTTGCTGCGGCGTTTCCAGCCCGTGCGCGACGGCGTTGCGCAGCATGTGCTCCAGCGGCGCGGTCATGCGCTCGAGCACGTTGCGGTCGAGTTCGCCCTGCGCGCCTTCCAGCTTGAGTTGCACCTGCTTGCCGGTTTCGCTCGCCGCCTGGCGGATCACGCGGCGCAGGCGCGGCACCAGCGCATCGAAAGGCACCATGCGCGTGCGCATCAGGCCTTCCTGCAATTCCGAGCTCACGCGCGACTGTTGCAGCAGCAGCGTTTCGTACTGGCGGGTCAGGTCCTCCATCGACTGCTGCAGGCTCGCCAAGTCGGCCGCGGACTCGCCGAGGCCGCGCGACAGCTGTTGCAGGGTCGAGAAGCGGTCGAGCTCGAGCGGATCGAAGGTCTGGTCCGAAGCCTCGTGCTCGCGCTGGTAGCGGGCGATGATCTGCGCTTCGGTTTCGATGTCCAGGCGGCGCAGCTGGTCGCGCAGGCGCGCGTTGGTCTGCTCCATTTCGCCCATCGCCGCGCGGAACGCGCCGAGCTGCTGTTCCAGGCGGGCGCGATAGATCGCGACCTCGCCGGCGTAGTTCACCAGGCGGTCGAGCAGGTCGGCGCGGATGCGCACTTGTTCTTGCGGCGCGCGCACCGCGATGTCGTCTTCGTCGCTCTGCGTGGTATCGATCGGGGCCGACAACGGCTTGAGGTCGACTGCGGGTTCGGACGCGGGCGCGGAATTCCTGGACGCGGCGGCGCTCTGCGCGACGACGAGGGTTTCGCCGCGGGCGCGGGCGTCGAATTCTTCGATCAGCCCGGTGGGCGTGGCCACCGCGCGGCGCGCGGCGACGCGGCCGATCATGGCGTGCAGGCGGTCGAAGCCGCGCTCGAGCAGCGGCACACCGTCGCGGCCGAGTTCGCAGCGGTGTTCGGCCACGGCCTCGAGCAACGTTTCCATCGCATGGCCGAGTTCGCCCACGGCCATGATGCCGGCCATGCGCGCGCCGCCTTTCAGCGTATGCAGATCGCGCTGCAGGCCGACCAGCGGTTCGCGGTCTTCCGGCGCTTCGCGCAG encodes:
- a CDS encoding response regulator, coding for MAAAEDPDEALDLTDLDPELVDIFVEEGGDILDHADGLLAKLREAPEDREPLVGLQRDLHTLKGGARMAGIMAVGELGHAMETLLEAVAEHRCELGRDGVPLLERGFDRLHAMIGRVAARRAVATPTGLIEEFDARARGETLVVAQSAAASRNSAPASEPAVDLKPLSAPIDTTQSDEDDIAVRAPQEQVRIRADLLDRLVNYAGEVAIYRARLEQQLGAFRAAMGEMEQTNARLRDQLRRLDIETEAQIIARYQREHEASDQTFDPLELDRFSTLQQLSRGLGESAADLASLQQSMEDLTRQYETLLLQQSRVSSELQEGLMRTRMVPFDALVPRLRRVIRQAASETGKQVQLKLEGAQGELDRNVLERMTAPLEHMLRNAVAHGLETPQQRRKAGKPEEGTVRISMRREGSEVVLEVADDGAGLNRQAIRKRAEERGLVRADAILADADLDTLILESGFSTADAVSHLAGRGVGMDVVHSEVRQLGGALDIASRPKQGVTFTMRLPQTLAVTQAVFVRIGETSFAVPIASVRGVGRIEREQLGAADASYRYGGEDYVLHDLGSLLGHAPAKAEGQMQVPLLLIRSGDLRAAVSIDQVLGNREIVVKPVGPQVASVPGIFGATIMGDGSVVVILDIAPLVRRHVAAPREPVAMPAAPERGVPLVMVVDDSVTMRKVTGRVLERHNFEVITAKDGLDALERMTERVPDLMLLDIEMPRMDGYELATTMKLDPRLRNVPIAMITSRTGEKHRQRAFDIGVERYLGKPYQEQELMRNVFDLLGLTRDHA
- a CDS encoding 16S rRNA (uracil(1498)-N(3))-methyltransferase; this translates as MRLTRAFVDMPLATGRRVALPESAALHLVRVLRLVEGAACVLFNGDGRDYDARLLSAGKRGAEAEIVAAREVDNESPLRIVLVQGVARGEKMDLILQKATELGVASIAPVWAERTEVKLDAQRAEKRVAHWRSVIVSACEQSGRARVPPLAAPVSLAEAAAALPGDALKLSLDPAGENESRSLQPPASRTVAIAIGPEGGWSPRDRETLRAAGFAGLRLGPRVLRTETAGLAAIAALQARFGDL
- the bioA gene encoding adenosylmethionine--8-amino-7-oxononanoate transaminase, with the translated sequence MGENRIHDPAMIADAEHWRTRDLAVLWHPCTQMREHPDTLPLLPVARGDGAWLVGHDGRRYLDAISSWWTNLFGHAEPRIAEAIAKQARTLEQVILAGCSHEPAVELAEKLLALAPRQPGRAPLAKVFYADNGSAGVEVALKMAFHWHLNRGEPRRTKFIALENGYHGETLGALAVGDIPLYRRVYAPLLAEALFAPSPDAYLAQPGQSAAGHAEDAADALARLLDDHVGEVCAVILEPRVQCAGGMRMHDPAYLRRARELCDVHGAFLIADEIAVGFGRTGTMFASEQSGVMPDLLCLSKGLTGGFLPLAAVLATQEIYDGFLDDSRERAFLHSHSYTGNPLACAAALASLRIFETDGVLARNRTTAAKMAALAAPFANHPHVADVRQAGTIVAFELAHDGGKRIPFDAAQRVGLRAYRAALDGGVLLRPLGDVLYWMPPYCIDDSQLELLAQVTRAAIGEATA
- a CDS encoding chemotaxis protein CheB yields the protein MTTPKPSVARGAQRRAVLLAQPGAASDRLRDALQQAGAEVVLIADPSSIAVDAVIAAQPDSLLVALDPATEAQLERFDAVLGDPAITVIFDEAELAARREGWDAARWSRHLQAKLYGHDDVLPPGQTEADDIYPQPGLPTTPQQHHAEASFGEYVGDAGTHAEALPVDAVGIGLAEVDQVDAELLETDAGDFGAIDFNSFDMGGESRAPRDATQDTIIGLDEFLSSTGSGDAPAEIPAAVAPRTIKAGEWSLDDGETRVGASRSASVATTNIEELERRIAGLSLADTDSYGHGPQRGAVLLLAGLGGPDAVRQLLKGLPEGFPRPVLILQRLDGGQYDKLVGQMARASAMPVQLAAADTVLEAGNVYVVPPSLGLARKAADLVFSGSADVFGALPANDSAIVVLSGGDVATVDPIMRLAAAGALVAGQSAEGCFEPAAANDVVARGGEAGLPAALAERLAERWPA
- a CDS encoding chemotaxis protein CheW, with amino-acid sequence MASTTNDIRGVLIQVAGARLLLPNATIAEVLSYAEPERVENAPEWLLGRIRWRGWRLPLIAFARMAGISDESAALGNKVLVLKALGGDPKMPYFALLTQGFPRLVTVARDELIADAVGGDLPPGVQARVLLREDPALLPDLSAVESRIGEALQAA